One Setaria viridis chromosome 3, Setaria_viridis_v4.0, whole genome shotgun sequence DNA window includes the following coding sequences:
- the LOC117849196 gene encoding protein MIZU-KUSSEI 1, translated as MKKKSRASNYLCIAPIFSSCVSSGKQPSNDAGRNRLSFSFPDSLAGGSKDQRQQQQPEEQNSESIIDPAASIITRKDGRHCTVIVGTIFGHRTGRVTFCVQRDAAVPPPFLFELSVPMQSLATEMASGLLRIALECHRPSGTPHDGGGGGGSNAAAGGSTSRNVWKASCNGRDVGYAVRRRPTKWDRRVLESMRTMTTGVGMLPPAVALEGPNDENLQDDGGAGEVLYMRATYERIVGSRDAVSYHLISPGTAGGSPPQELSVFLLRTRGD; from the coding sequence ATGAAGAAGAAGTCAAGGGCATCCAACTACCTGTGCATCGCACCCATCTTTAGCTCCTGCGTGTCCTCCGGTAAGCAGCCGTCAAATGACGCCGGCAGGAACCGCCTGAGCTTCTCTTTCCCGGACAGTCTCGCTGGCGGCAGCAAGGAccagcgccagcagcagcagccagagGAGCAGAATTCAGAGAGCATCATCGATCCAGCCGCCTCTATCATTACCAGGAAGGACGGCCGGCACTGCACTGTCATCGTGGGCACCATCTTCGGCCACCGCACCGGCCGCGTCACCTTCTGCGTgcagcgcgacgccgccgtgccgcccccgTTCCTCTTCGAGCTCTCCGTCCCGATGCAGTCCCTCGCTACCGAGATGGCCTCAGGCCTCCTCCGCATCGCGCTCGAGTGCCACCGCCCCAGCGGCACACCtcacgacggtggcggcggcggaggatccAACGCTGCTGCGGGCGGAAGCACGAGCAGGAACGTGTGGAAGGCGTCATGTAACGGCCGCGACGTGGGGTACGCCGTGCGACGGCGTCCGACGAAATGGGATCGGCGCGTGCTGGAGAGCATGCGGACGATGACAACCGGCGTTGGTATGCTCCCGCCCGCGGTGGCGCTTGAGGGGCCCAACGATGAAAACCTgcaggacgacggcggcgctggggaGGTGCTGTACATGCGGGCAACGTACGAGAGGATCGTGGGCTCCAGGGACGCCGTATCCTACCACCTCATCAGCCCCGGGACTGCCGGCGGCAGCCCACCTCAGGAGCTAAGCGTCTTCTTACTGCGGACCAGGGGTGACTGA
- the LOC117850951 gene encoding ras-related protein RGP2: protein MGGRVDHEYSYLFKMVLIGDSGVGKSNILSRFTRNHFSLDSKSTIGVEFATKSLQMEGKTIKAQIWDTAGQERYRAITSAYYRGAVGALLVYDITKRQSFDNVHRWLRELRDHADSSIVIMMVGNKSDLTHLRAISEDEGKALAEKEGLFFLETSAMEAVNVEEAFQTIISEVYGIVNRKALAAKEVAAAAAPLPSQGKTISIDSTSGNTKRACCST from the exons ATGGGCGGGCGAGTGGATCACGAGTACTCGTACCTTTTCAAGATGGTGCTCATCGGGGACAGCGGCGTCGGCAAGTCCAACATCCTCTCTCGCTTCACGCGCAACCACTTCTCCCTCGACTCCAAGTCCACCATCGGCGTCGAGTTCGCCACCAAGTCCCTGCAG ATGGAGGGCAAAACAATAAAGGCTCAGATCTGGGACACAGCCGGGCAGGAGAGGTACCGTGCCATTACAAGTGCATACTACCGCGGGGCTGTGGGAGCCCTACTTGTATATGACATCACAAAGAGGCAGAGCTTCGACAATGTTCACAGGTGGCTTCGTGAGCTCCGTGACCATGCGGACTCCAGCATCGTAATCATGATGGTCGGCAACAAATCTGACCTGACACACTTGAGAGCCATCTCTGAGGATGAAGGCAAAGCGTTGGCAGAAAAGGAAGGGTTATTCTTCCTGGAAACATCAGCTATGGAGGCTGTAAACGTGGAGGAAGCCTTCCAGACTATCATCTCGGAGGTCTATGGCATTGTCAACAGGAAAGCGCTGGCGGCCAAAGAAGTggcagctgcagcagctccACTGCCTTCCCAGGGAAAGACCATCAGCATTGACAGCACTTCTGGAAACACCAAGAGGGCATGCTGCTCTACTTAA